A stretch of DNA from Lycium ferocissimum isolate CSIRO_LF1 chromosome 4, AGI_CSIRO_Lferr_CH_V1, whole genome shotgun sequence:
TAGCAACAACATCATATGgtaagaaaacatattaaatGCCAACGTTAACAGCCTATTTCTCATATTTAAAAGACAAATGTTTTTAACTTCACTGAATCAAGGAGAAATTGAAAGGTAAACGGTCTCACTGTATAAATATATTCGGGAGCTGGCGGCTTTGCTACATTAGTACATTTTGCACCATAACTATCAATATATTTTTAGATGAATCACAAgtgtttttgtatttttgaaagGCTGAGATCGAGTCTCCTTTAGCATAATGTGACGTATAAATTGCTAcaaacttttgattttttttttctttcaaatacaccaaaatataagacctaaattgaataatctatctatctacatatattaaaagcacgaaaagccttagaaatgttgattgaagtttttgcccttcattaaaatATTTCACAATAGACAAAATCGTCATTTACTAATTTCCTCAAATTAATATACATAAACACTAATAATATATATGttctttcaaaataaaaactgCAATAAAAATCTGTCGTTATTTTTGGCAAAATTTATTCCATTACTTTCCATCAAGGTATATAAATAGTTTCCTTAATTGACTATGTAATATAACTATAACTCCTTTGATGTTACTTTtcctaatatatttttaaaaaataatttaaggaAGGATACGATttttataattcaaaagaaagtgtGTAGGTCTATAAATTTATGTTCCCAGTACCATCAAAATGTTTTTTGACAACTGCTATATATGCAAATCTGTGAGGAATGCTAACTGTTGTCatacattttttattatttccttatataatcagTTTTTAAGAAATAGatttgttattaaataacttttcAGATTTGGTGGCAAACAAAATCCTATTAGGGTTAAAAAAGTGCATATGTAAATAAAAGAATTTTAGCAATGTTTGGGGGAAAAAACTCCTCAAGACCATAATTGGgcagctatttttttttttttttttttttttttaagattgtgtgatttttcaattataatatttttgtataatttacaTAGGTTAAAATTGTACATGGTTGATAGATGTGTGATTAATGATctgattattttcttattttttcataaattgGTTGATTCATGCCACAAATTTTATGCTCCGTCCTGCTGATTTCTTCTACCTTACTCCCAAACTTGAAGGCAAAAAAAGGTTtagaattttcagattttaatCATCTCAAATCTACTAATTTGTATATCTACATTtgtatgtacatatttattgaTATGTTTACATTCATGCGTAACGTTATCACATAATAAGAACAATTAGTGAAAATTGATTATCAATAAGaacttcaaaatatttatcatctaTTATTCCCCTATTAACGACGATCTtaacataaatttatgtgttaaTAAAGTTAATACTGCAAAAGATATTAATAATGATTGTGGTAGATCTTCAATAGTGAAGATTAGCTTTACATTTCATACACTCTTTTTCCTCTCATACTATATGCATAGACCTATGGCAACAATGCATAGACGTATGGCAACAATTTGGCTAAAGAAATTTTGGAATACAATCTCTTATTACTAGGATCTTTGAATCTCTCGTACTATGTTAATCAACCAAAAGACCTTAAGATGTTGATCAACTTTTCTAtccaatatttttttccaaacagATAATCGGAATTAGATAAAAGTATAACATTTAGGTACCTTGAAGTTAACTGATAATGGAAAGTTTTAGTTTGTAAAGAACGTAAAGTTTCAATGTTAACTTAATCCCGAATGAATATAACTGCTCAACATGCACAAGAAATCCTACAACTCTTAAATCAGTCAAGTTGATACGCGTAAGGACTTCCATACTCGAACCTCGGTAAATATGATCTGACAATCCCTCCaatatttccttatttgaatTGTGTAGGAAATCCTCATATTTAGGACGTAAAAGTTAATTAAGAATTTACCTTTtctaatcttattttatttaagCTATGTAGCTCAACTTTATTTACACGTTTGTATAATCACAACTTTAAATAAGTAGGAATCATAACTGTGTCCTTTTAGTGCACAACTTGACAAGTTTGATTAACAGTCGTTACTGCTCTAACACTTAAGTTGCAGTCAATTACTTAACCGGGAAGAAGAATACATGTATATAGGGGAGAGGGAGACAATTTAGAATTAATTTTTGTTCATAATTTTTACCCGGTCCATATTTCTTTGATCCAGTTCTATCCCAAGTATTTGACTCTAAAGATAATTTCATAAATCACCCTCCAAGTTTGCCTGTATTGCACTAACCTCCATTCTAATTTGAGATATTACACCAACTGTAGTTTTCTCGTAACAACACTTATTTAAATgatgttcttgtttttttccaaaatgcccTTTGAAACTAAAACAAAAGAGCTTTTGATACGGAACTAGTGACTGTCGAAAACttcatttccaaaatttcacgtGTGGTTGCATTTCCAGAATCTTTTTGCGTACTTTTATCAGCATTACGTAGGTATAAAAAACTTCTTTCTATACAAAATTCATATGTTGCattccttttctcttttcattATCCCTTTCTCTTCAAGacattttattgttttttatttcttttttggttaTTAATTATGTGAGTCATTATTGATCATTTGTCATTATCCATTCAGTTCCTAAAACTGTAATACTATGGTATATTCTGCATGTTTTAGTATGTTCACATTGTTATTACTCTATTATTTTAAGTATCTAATTGAAATGAGCGGTTAAATGTACATGTGATGACTTATGCCTTACCTAAATACTTGCAGCTTCTCTAAATAAACCAcaaaaagaaatgatttttctttcttttctttaaaatataGTGGTAATAGATAAGAAAATTTGATGCCCCTAATTTTTGTTCCAAAGGCCAAAGGGTACTTTTGGAATACTATTagaatttcatcattaaaataagttttgttaCAAGAAAACTAAAATAAGGGAGGTTGGTTTAATATCTCAAATCAGGAGGAGGATAGTGTGATACAGGAAAACCTGGAAGGTGGTTTCTAAAATTATTCCTTAACTCTATTAAAGCACGATATTAACTGATATTTATATGAGAAAGAATATACTTTATTAATAACATTTTATTATCAATGCAATATACACTTGCAAAGCACGAACTCTAAATGTCGTTCACATTTTTTACCCTTTGAACAAAAATTCACACTAggataaaattgtaatttaattatttcttaatgTTTAGGACTTTGGGATAGACTAAAATTTTGCCTattaaatctttccttatttgaattttaaatttaggACTTTAATATCAATTAAAACCTTACCTTATATAAACTCCTTCATTACTTAGGCAACATtcctttattattatttttaataggACACATAACAGTtgattttcaattaaaaaagtAAGAAGTAGACAAACTTTACCACGACTTGATGATCACTAAAAAGGGagcaataaaaaaaacataaaaaaaacaGTAACAGAGGTTAACTGTAGTGACATTCAAGTTCGTATAGCATTCATATGGAACATGGTAAAAAAGCACGACGCCCCAAAATAAAATGTTGCTAGGTAGAAAAAtgtaaaatgattttaaaatggataaaatcaaaATAGTCAATTCAGAAAATTCGTATAGAAGTCTTATGGAACAGAATCATAATTATGGTTGAATATTTAAATTTGGGATCAACtaaaatcatgaatttgaaCTAATAAAAACTAAATTATTCCTTTTGCTGTTGtgataaaattttgaattaactaattatcaaaataattcaattttattcttttccaaATTCGTCACCTtactaaatttatttttcaaattgaaaaaaaatacttaagtatataaatttgttaaataataaaaatattagtggtgaaagaaattagaaataaagaaaaatctatTAAATGTAAAATTGGTAAAATGCAAATTTAAAATAACAAGAAtgaaatagtagaaaataaaatttattctaAATGAATTGTCATTTTTTGTTACACTTATTCTAACAAATGAAAACTCCCagtattcttttatatattaagttattttACTGCTAAATAAAACATGAATTATCAAGGAAAACTTAAACAGTAAAATTCGTAATTTAGTAATGaatgataaaaaaaatcttAGCTAAGAAGAATTTAGAGACAGATTAACGACGAAGTTCGTAGTTAagtcatatttttttaatatactgTTTGTCGTCAAATGAAGTACGCGCTTTTGTCACGCACAAAGCGCGTACACTAAAACTAGTCTTCTTAAACTTCGTAACACTCCTATATAAAtgatacacaaaataataacaagataattttgtatttgtataacgtggatcagtccacgttatacaaatatttatttattttttcgttCGGTTCAACTGacaatgtgaaaaaaaaaagttggggtataaTGTGGATCGGCCATTATAcctttaatatataaatttttgttgccccctttttagttttttatacgtgtattttttatattttttttttttttttttccaggactcacgatttgttcattttttcttgtcaaaatagATGTTTTAACTTGAGGACTCCCTATGCTCAAATTGATTGTAATCGCATGATCCAcattaaattttgaaaagaacaaTTTACATAAACAGCTACCTTTTATAAGCTCCTAATAATATATTGCTACAAGTTTGCAATTTACAAACCGTAGCTACCTTTGCAATTTCGGCTGTATTTCCGTGTTTTTAAATACAAATGTAAGGTTGCTATCCGAAATACAGCTGAATACACCAAATACATCTGAccaaatacattgaaatacagtCCAATACATCACAAAAGGATTAtcagtatataaatataatgaaatacaTAACTCCCTCGTGTATTTAAATGATTTACTCTACTTTAtttttatgatacatgtattttgttgtatttaAAAACACAGAAATACAGCCGAAATTGCAATTTCTCAGAAAAAAGAATGTGGTCAGCGGGATTTGAACCTGGGAGCTCAAGGGCAAAGCACATGCCCAATGACCACTCCAACTACAGTGCGCCTTATGTAtagtagctacgaaatgtaattattGCAAAAGGTAGTTATAATTCATAAATAGCTCTTAGAAACAGTTATGACAtgcaaatttttcaaaatttagttTATCTAATACATaccatttaaaaaataataatcctCAAGCGATTATTTAGaaacataaaaatatcaaaGACGACGACTATTCCATTAATATTAGCATTTTAACTTCAACAATTGGAGCTCCAATAACCAGTAATGATAAATAACGCATATGTTAAAATAGGCAATATATACAGCACGGCATATTTTTAATGACTTTTGTTTCGAAGTAATATATTTTAGCGCACGCGTTACTCGTGCCTCCACTTCCTGTCGTTGTCCTTTGCTTTCACCCACCAGTTGTGATGTCCTTTTCTAAAACTAAAAACCAAAGTAGTGTAACAAATTGATGGACAAAAATTAGAAACTGTGTACTTTGATTCCCGGTTTTATAGAAtagtaaaatagaaaattcCCATAGATATCATTGTCCTCTTCACTATAAAGAACCACACCCTCTATTCACTTCTCCTCATTCATTCACAAATTTCCAccctctcttctcttcttctttttacataattaattCTTGAAGCCATACACAGCAATGGCTactactttctttttcttgattttggcAACTTGTGTACTAATATTATCAgccttcttatttctttttaggATTAAGCCTTATTGTGAGTGTGAGATTTGTAAAGGGTACTTGAATTCTAGCTGGACTTTAGAGTTCAAGAATCTATGTGATTGGTACTCTCATCTACTGAAAAAGTCACCAAGTGGGACAATACATGTTCACGTTCTTGGAAATGTAATTACAGCAAATCCCAAGAACGTTGAATACATGCTCAAAACAAAATTCGAAAATTTCCCAAAAGGGAAACAATTTTCTACAATCTTGGGTGATCTTTTAGGCCGAGGAATATTCGCCGTTGAcggaaaattatggaattttcaaCGAAAAATGGCGAGTTTAGAACTTGGAAGCGTATCGATACGTTCATACGCTTTCGAGATCGTTGGAGATGAAATTAGAAAACGGTTGATTCCGCTTTTGGAAAGCAACAAAAAAGGCAACGTTTTGGACTTGCAAGATGTTTTAAGGCGGTTCTCGTTTGATAGTATATGTAAATTCTCATTTGGTATGGATCCTGGTTGTTTGAAACTATCGTTGCCTGTTTCAGATCTTCAAGTTGCATTTGATTTAGCTTCTAAATTGTCAGCTGAAAGAGCTATGGCAGTTTCCCCTTTAGTCTGGAAAATCAAAAGGGCTTTAAATATTGGATCAGAAAAGCAGTTGAAAGAAGCTATTAAAATGGTTGATATGCTTGCTGAGGAGGTAataatgcataaaagaaaaaatgctTTTTCTTCCCAAAATGACCTTTTGTCCAGGTTCATGAGGAAtattgatgatgacaaactcctTAGGGACATTGTTGTCAGTTTTCTTTTAGCGGGAAGAGACACTGTTGCTTCAGCCTTGACCACTTTCTTTTGGCTATTAAATCAAAATCCACAAGTCATAGATGAAATCCTAGCTGAGTCGAGCCGGGTCATGGGAGAAACAGAAAAGGCAACACTTGCTACTTTTGAGGAAATTCGAAAAATGCATTATTTGACCGCAGCGGTACACGAGAGTATTAGGCTATTTCCACCTGTTCAATTCGATTCGAAGTTTTGTCAAGAGAACGATACTCTCCCTGATGGTACATTTGTTGCTAAAGGGACAAGGGTAACTTATCATCCATACGCGATGGGAAGAATGGAGAGCATTTGGGGCCAAGATTGTCTCGAATTCAAGCCAAAAAGATGGTTGCAAGACGGGGTTTTTAAGCCACAATGTCCCTTTAAGTACCCGGTTTTTCAAGGTGGGGTTAGGGTTTGTTTGGGCAAAGATTTGGCTATTATGGAGATGAAGAGTGTTGCTTTGGCTCTGATTAGGCAATTCGACTTTCAAGTCGTTACAAAAGATGACACTCCAAAGTTCATGCCTGGCTTGACAGCCACCGTGAGAGGCGGACTTCCGGTCATGGTTCAAGAAAGACAGCAACAATAGCCTCAGTCATAGACAGTGACGAACTCATAATTTAGAACTAGTAGAATTTGATAGCTTTTATAATTAGTTCAAGCGGTTTAGGCTTAGAGAGCtgaactatatatgtatatatagactAATGTCAAAAGATCGCTTCTGCTCTAATAACAAAAGTGTTTAGAAAATATTGGGTATGTCTCGACACTTCTTTATCTTGAGATTGATGAATTAATCAGATCTTACATCCATTTTTGCATAGATGTACGCCAATTGCAAAGTTAAGAGAACGATTAAAATTCATTACAAATACTAGTAATATAGAGAATAGAAATAGTTACTATGTGATGTGGATAGATGGAGCTTATTAAGAGACTATTTCATCAGTTATTTGACAAATTGTAAAACAATTTACCCAAGAGGTTTTCACAAATGTTTGATTTATTTTCGTAACTAAAAACAGAATCTGTAACTAAACTATCAAGACTTGAAGATCACAAGAAATCGTTTATGTACTTTTGAATACATCAATTCACAAACTGTTATGAAGATTACATTCTATAAATTCGACGAGTCAAAGTACTTGAGGTTCTATACATAAGGTTTCAACaaattattggtatggagctaGTATCAATAAAGCAAGAGAGTATATAGCATAATACAAAGTTTTATTAAGCATTGAATTGTTCTTAGTTTTCTGATTGATCATCTACTAATAATCATGGTTATGAAAAATGTGTGCTGTTAATTAACCAAAGGATAGCTTGAAGCCTTGAATTATAATAGTTGCATGCATGTCTTGTTTGGGGGATTGggcgggggtggggtggggggggggggggtgcatGGAGTTGTTGCAGAAAGATTCTTAGAAAACCTAGGAGTATTAAGTTTTAAAGAAGACTTTGCTTGtttaaatttttctaaaaacttGATTCGTGATCCACTTTAAGTGGCTTTCAATTACTGATCTTAGCAGCCACATGATGTATAGATGGAGAATCAGTTTCTCATTCAAGTGCTGAAGAAACTGTAGTTTTCTGAGTCTGATTTTAAAATACGATAGAACATACCAAGGTATAGGCAATAAAGATCAtgattttaaaaagatttttttaaaataaagcaGAAGTTCAACATCACCCTTATGAaggtcatttttgcaaatgaGCCCTTTATTTGCACTATCAGCATCTGGTTAAACATTTCACATACTTATAAAACATTTAATAGCAAGAAGTTAACTTTTACACTATATATTAATGTTTACATTTTAGTAGATACAGTGAACGGAAAAAGTTCGATCTTTTCTCTCTTCATTTAAGTAGGTAAGGTGCTGGAAGATACTTCGGGGACCCCAAATTACTtgtatattaaaattatttgaCGATCTGCTATGAATTATTCAAGCTCTAAATATTAAAGAATCGAGTTTTCAAGATTCTAGCATCGTCAAGAAGCATAAAAGGCTTAATTAACTAGAAGCCTTGGAATAATTGGCCGTGTCGGTTATATTCTTAATTATAGCAGTCAATGCTCTAGTTGTCTCGAAATAATTGGCCATGTTAATTAAATTGTTTAGTCCTTAGAATAAATAAATTCCTCTGCACCTTCTTCCACCAGAATCTGGAATGCTTGCAGCTCTGAAACATGTGCGTAAcccatttttctatttttaattatttgttggCAGACACATTGTGTGGCTTAAATAATAGACGGCATGTGGTATTAATCTCCATTAATTATGctgcaagaaaagaaataatgtAGATCATCATTAACAGAAGCATATATCCATGTGCCTCCACTATTAATAGAAGAAAATGTCAAAGAAGCTGTGTTTCAAGGGCGAAAGCTTTAAGTTTTCCCTTTATTCTTCTGTTAACATGTTGGCATCAAATTTTTTGTAATGCAAAGAAATTCTTGTGTCTTTTTTTCACTCTTACTTCTTGTCCTATGTAAAAGACAAAAATACCTCATCAATTAcccactttttcctttttattgaattgTTTTTGTTGGGCTTGTAAAAAACTATTTTTGCGCTGATTgaccttcttttggggtggtctttaatttttgtccccaaattgctggtctttaatttttgcccttcacttaaaaaagtggccgaaaataacccaaggttctgggttcgaaccccgctcaattaaaaaaaaaatcgcaaggcaagacttaaggaaaaatctaccgcataaggcataactaaaagtctgccggaaaCGACatactttgccttaaggcataactattagtctccggcagacttttagttatgccttattttgcaaagccttgccttgcgattttattttttttttattgtgcgggaattcgaacccagaaccttaggtattttcggccacctttttaagtgaaagacaaaaattaaagaccagcaatttgagggacaaaaattaaagaccaccccaaaagaagggcaatccgcgcaaaaaaaaatgaaactagtaaAAGGAAGTTGATATAGGGCTAATCCAaatttggttttgaaaaaattCTTTGATTGTTAGATATTTATTATATATCACGTATATTTTGCATTTGTTAAGAAATCACTTATTTGTTTGCctaaaatcatataaagatacTTTATAAAAAGGgatattctatatcatacaacaaaacaataataagTGTTCCTCCATGGCATACAATATTCCATTAAGTTGTTAACTTTTTCTAccgaaaaataaaaggaatttttttaactctattttcatatttgctaGATCAGTTAGAGCTTGACtctttttcatttccataatttttttaactctattttcatatttgctaGATCAGTTAGAGCTTGACTCTTTTTCATTtccattaattttctttttttgtaaaataacaTTCTTTAAAGACtcttagggcctgtttggaaagccacccaggtaattggaattaggtgtaattgggtgtaattatacGTTTAGCGCattttgtttgaccaagtaattacagttaggtgggaattgggtgtaattacactctccaattctcaaaatttgagaattgggtgtaattacaccctgtaattacagggttactttttagtttgtttatttttttactttaatttatttttatttttaatttat
This window harbors:
- the LOC132052722 gene encoding cytochrome P450 94C1-like; the encoded protein is MATTFFFLILATCVLILSAFLFLFRIKPYCECEICKGYLNSSWTLEFKNLCDWYSHLLKKSPSGTIHVHVLGNVITANPKNVEYMLKTKFENFPKGKQFSTILGDLLGRGIFAVDGKLWNFQRKMASLELGSVSIRSYAFEIVGDEIRKRLIPLLESNKKGNVLDLQDVLRRFSFDSICKFSFGMDPGCLKLSLPVSDLQVAFDLASKLSAERAMAVSPLVWKIKRALNIGSEKQLKEAIKMVDMLAEEVIMHKRKNAFSSQNDLLSRFMRNIDDDKLLRDIVVSFLLAGRDTVASALTTFFWLLNQNPQVIDEILAESSRVMGETEKATLATFEEIRKMHYLTAAVHESIRLFPPVQFDSKFCQENDTLPDGTFVAKGTRVTYHPYAMGRMESIWGQDCLEFKPKRWLQDGVFKPQCPFKYPVFQGGVRVCLGKDLAIMEMKSVALALIRQFDFQVVTKDDTPKFMPGLTATVRGGLPVMVQERQQQ